From one Gossypium hirsutum isolate 1008001.06 chromosome D08, Gossypium_hirsutum_v2.1, whole genome shotgun sequence genomic stretch:
- the LOC107917135 gene encoding uncharacterized protein: protein MGWWDNSYHEAKKLLISPTMKQPFHLLATLLLSLWLPLAFLLVARLSYVNYTLNATVLDPSSTPSPPSFLFSFYLYTNPALLYFLVAAISIVALVHGLTGKVSFVTESPSSFHRPHLHIAWIILCIVQVCVGLGIEGSVAVGINGAGFGVRRSVLSRLIFFLGLHEVMLVWFRTVVKPVVDDSIFGVVSEEKWVHRAAIALSVGTLWWWKLRDEVESLVVVAEAKKELSMEIEMADFLGWWLYYLTVTIGMVRIVKALLWVGFALLCRGVRRNIDDEIIAMEEEDQDKV from the coding sequence ATGGGGTGGTGGGATAATTCATATCACGAAGCTAAGAAACTCCTCATTTCACCCACCATGAAACAACCCTTTCACTTGCTAGCAACCCTCCTCCTCAGCCTATGGCTTCCCCTTGCTTTCCTCCTCGTCGCCAGGCTATCTTATGTTAACTACACCTTAAACGCCACCGTGTTAGACCCTTCTTCTACACCTTCCCCACCATCGTTCCTTTTCTCTTTCTACTTGTACACCAATCCAGCTCTTCTTTATTTCCTCGTTGCAGCTATTAGCATCGTGGCTCTGGTTCATGGTTTGACTGGGAAAGTCAGCTTCGTAACTGAGTCACCGAGTTCTTTTCATCGACCCCATTTGCATATTGCATGGATTATTTTATGTATAGTGCAAGTTTGCGTTGGGTTGGGGATTGAAGGAAGCGTAGCGGTAGGTATCAACGGTGCTGGGTTTGGGGTTCGAAGGAGTGTTTTAAGTAGATTAATATTCTTCTTGGGTTTGCATGAGGTGATGCTTGTTTGGTTCCGAACGGTGGTAAAACCGGTGGTGGATGATTCTATCTTTGGTGTCGTTAGTGAAGAGAAATGGGTTCATAGGGCTGCTATTGCTTTGAGCGTTGGCACCCTATGGTGGTGGAAACTTAGGGATGAAGTGGAGTCATTAGTGGTGGTTGCAGAAGCGAAGAAGGAGCTGTCAATGGAGATTGAAATGGCTGATTTTCTTGGTTGGTGGCTATATTACTTGACTGTCACAATTGgtatggttagaattgttaaagcACTTCTTTGGGTTGGTTTTGCGTTGCTTTGTAGAGGTGTAAGAAGGAACATCGATGACGAGATCATCGCCATGGAAGAGGAAGATCAAGACAAGGTATAA